GCATCACCACAGAAGGAGAGAACCTGGGACAGCCGCAGCACAGTCCCAGCCTCATGGCAAAGCACCCGCATCATGCCAACTTCTGTTACAGAGACCCATAAGTTGTGCACATGAGCAATATCTGCCCCTTACAACGAAAAGGAGAAATGGCGACTCAGAGGCATCAGCAAGCAACTTGGAGTCACAGTGAGTGTGTGGCCAGTATCCAAGCCTAGGTTTCCTCACCCCCCACACCCTGGCTCCTGCCTGTCTCGTGTCTCCTCCCCATGTACATACCTGGCTGCGCCTTTGGCAGAGGTCATACTGCTTGCAGGGCTTGGGTCTGTGCTCCTGCAGCTGGGGAAGGCACTGCTCAGGTGACATGATACGCCATGTATCCAAGTTGGCACAGAGCTGGGGGCAACCGAGAGAGCTTCACTAGaagggggaggggtctgtggggtCCACGGGCAGAACTTTGAGGCAGAATGGACACTCGCTAAGGACAAGAGAGTCTAAAGCAGGAAGGATTAATTTCTTCAACAAAGGAGTCCCATTTGCCTTCTCCCCACTGTTAGTATGATAGACACAGAGGGAGTTCCACTGGAGttggagaataagaaaatgaGAGCATGTCAGGTAGTATGAATGAACTCTGAAAAGACTAAAACTGAATGATAGGATAGAGAGCAGAGGGGATAACCAGGAAAGATGGAAAATCTGACATTAAACTACTCAAGAAGAAATCCGATAAGGGGAGTTCAAGAGAAAAgggtctctcttctctctctctggtactGGGGTTCAAATTCATGGCtgcatacttgctaggcaggtgctctactgcttggggGAAGGGATTCCAAGCAAAAGTGCCAGGTAAGTGCCCGGGTCCTGAGAACCAGGTATGTTCGAGGTAGAGGAAAGAATGAGTGTATGAGTAAAAGGATGGTGTTGTGAGAAACCGGGGTGTAGACATAGGCAGGAGCTACATCTGAATAAACCAGGCAAGTGCTACAAGAAGCTGTTAGGATGCTAGACCTTGGGTGAAAAGAAGCCTGGACCCTAATAAGTAGTCAGGGCCTTTCTTCAAGGGCTGGTGGGGATGGGATAGAGGGAGGCAGTCAGGGAGATCTCTGGAGGGTCTGGTGGTCAGAAAGTCTACAGGGGCGGGGCTGAGCTGACCTGCAGGATGTGGTCAATGGCCCCATCGAGCTTGCAGGCCCCGCCGGTGCCAGGAGAGGCCGTAAGTCCCAGCACCTGGGGTAGGCGCTGTGCCCTCTGTAGCTTATGTTCTAGGTACCGGCTCAGGATGGCATTGTAGACAGTTTCCTTGTGTGTGTGGTGACACTCGTCCACCACGATCAGGGAGAAGGCTGGGGGAACATAGGGAAGGCTGTAACCTGGGTTTGCACAGCTTTCCTCCCATTAGCTCTGTCCCATGTAGTCTCTACATGGGACAGTTttgtcacacatacatacatgcatgcacataccagtactaggactgaactcagggcctcatgctcttgcttggctttttcacaaaagactggcactctaccacttaagccacacctctacttccaggcttttgatagttaattggaaataaagaatctcacagacttaactTCTGGATggtttcaaacctggatccttagatctcagcttcctgagcagctaggtttacaggaatgagccaccaacgcACAGCTTcatgtgaattattttttttccccttcccaacTTGCACCCTGGTTCCACAGAAGTGAGGCAAGGATTACATCGCTTATTTACAGATAAGTAAACAGAGATTAGCTGGGaaagggtccccccccccccccccccgccaacaccACCAAGATCCTGCCCTGTAGCCAGGACTGTTTCTTCTAGAATACTCAAGGTTTGGCCAATAGGAACCTCTCCTTCCCACAGGAacctctccttcccttttgctAGAGAACACCCCCAGTATCTATGGCTCAGGTATACACGTTTCCCCTGCTCATGACCCTCACCTGTGAGTTCCACGTGCTCCTCCACATCAGCGCTGGTCAGCGCCGTCTGCAGCAGCTCAGCTGTGCAGATGAGCAGGTGGTGGGACTGAACCACATGGCGAAAGCCAGCCCGTAGGCCCATGTCCCCACTCAGGGTTGTCATGGTCCAGCGACCCTCCAGCATCCGGCTGAACTCCTCACCATGCTGGGTCACCAGGTGCACCTAAGGTTGGAAGATTGGGGTGAAAAGGCAGGTGGGTTTACAAGTTCTGAGAGCTCTGGAGGGACCCTGCTGCGGAAAGCGCAGACCACTCACCCGGTTGACCAGTACCACCACCTTGGCTCCATCCACCGTCTCTAAATGCCTCTTGGCCACATACGCGGCTGCCCGGGTCTTGCCGGAGCCCGTGGGCAGCCATATGATGATATTCTTGCCCTCCAGGGCAGGCATGATCACCTCCCACTGGTAGGGGCGCAGCTCCATTCTGGAACAGCAGGGGGCTCAGAACCCCTGGCCACAGTGTCAGTTTCCCCTTTGCCCAAGACTCCAACCCACCTGCGGCAGGTAGGGCAGGGCACACCGAGGACCCCACTGGGAGCCAGGGAGTAACCAGCTACTCCTTACCCCTGCCCAGCCCGGGCCTCAGGTCTGGTGTTCCGCTTAGCTCCCGTCTGGCAGCTGAGGAAAGGAAACTGAAACTTgaggggcggagcccgagggggtGGAGCTCAATCCCTATCTGTAAACCGGGGCCTGGAAGGGCCCGGCATCCTCCACGGGGAAGCACACCCTTTGCTCCTGGAACCTCTCTACCCTAGGCCTTTTTCTCAGCCAGTGTAACCGTTCCCAGCCAGGTGAAGGTGGAGGCTCCCACCTTGGCTGTCTtgagtggggaggaaggaggtctGCCGCCAGTTACCCGGGACCAAGACAGGGCAGCTTGAAGCTTAATGGGCTCTTGATGGCCAGGGgggactggagggagggagggagggagggagagagggagggagcctTTTGAATCTGGAACTACACGGAAGAAACAATCACACAaggggggcaaaaaaaaaaaaaccacacaccaaaaaacaaaacaaaaaaaaaagctttattgtTCCCTCTGAGGGAGTAATGACACAAGGAGTAAGTGGTCCCTATGTCCGCCCCACCCCTGGGGACAGGCGGCCAGAACAGTGCAGGGTGGGCCTCGGCCCCTCCAGACCGGCTACAAGGGGAGTCAGGCACCTGGGCCCGGCCGGGCTCCACAGTTCCGCGAGGGCCCCACAGGCTGGGGGCCGCCCGGGcccggcagggcagggcagggcatccTCCGGCCGGCCCCGCGGGGGCTGGGCCCCGGTGCGGTGAGGTGAGGTGAGGTGCGGTGCGGTGCGGCCCACGTGGGCCGGCGCGGGGTGGGGAGGCCTGGGCGGGCGCCCCGCTCCTCGAGGCCCGAGGCCGGGGGTGGGCTACTTGTCGATGAGCCCGCCTTCCTTGAGCTTGAAGTAGAAGAACTTCTCCAGCGCGCTGGCGCAGCGGCAGTACTCGCTGTCGGGCGGGTTGTACTCGCGGCAGTTTGCGATGACCCGCTGCAGGTCGGCCACGAAGAGCTTCCGGGTCACGTAGTAGCGACTGCGCAGGCGCTCCGTCATGGTCTTCAGGTCTGGGGGCGCGGGCGGGACACACGGCCTCAAGACGGGGAGGCCCACCAAGTATGTCCCCCCCGGGGGAATGGGGTGTGTGGTCCCCCCGGAAAGAGAGGAGTGCGGGTCCTCACCGATGGGGAAGCGGATGACGTCGTAGTAATCGGGGGCCTCCGCCTTCTTCACGGGCTCCATGAAGGGCCAGGCGCTGGGGTGTGACTGGAGAGGAAAGGTGGGCTGGGGTCACGCCGCTGCCCCAGAAGGGGCCGTAAAACCACCACCCGCGGGCGGACGAGGCCTCCTCACCTTGATCTGGGCCAGCAGGTTTTTGAGGGTTGTGTACAGCTGGTCCGGGTCCTTGAGCTCCTTGCTGggatgaatgagagagagagatgccaaGGGAGAgtgaggccctggcttcctgTGCCCTGCCACCCACCTCCCTCTCTACACAAACtcaccccttctccttccccaacGGCTTCCAGCCGGTTTCTCCTGAAAAGGGGGAGAGAACATCCCTAAGAACACCTGTCCTCACCCCAAGCGACATGCCTTCCTGTCCCCCTCGGCAAAACCCCTACTCACGAATGCCGGGGACGCTTTCCACGGGGATCTGCCTCACGCCCTCCTTGAAGCAGCTGAGCCCTGGGTAGACCTTGCGGATCTGGGCCTGTTTGCGCTCAATCAACTTCTTGATGATCTGAGGGAAGAAGGGGTTTGAGTTGGCCAACTCCAGCCCCAGCCACAACCTTCCCAGGGCCGCAGTCAACCTCTGCTGGTTATCGTCTTAATTTGCCATCCGAGGCTGGGCAAGAACCAAGACCCAGCCCATCCTCACcatatgcgcgcgcgcgcacacacacacacacacacacacacacacacaaaatacaggtCTACACATCTGCTCAGCCTCCACGTCTGCTCGTGATAACCCCTCATGGATGTGCATGCATAACCTCCTTCTGCTTCTTGATGATGTGGGACAGCTCCGTGTACGGGATCCGGGGATTCAGCTCACACTCCATCAGAGTCGCCCCCTCATAGTCCTTGATATAGCCCAGGTAGCGGCTCTTGGGCACCTTGATGTCCTTGGAGAAGCCCTGGGGAGGGGTGATGGAAAAGACATCTGTCAGCAAAAACACTCAATTTTCACGCCCCTCTCCCCAGGGGCACCTGAGTAATGGTGTGTGCCACTTCTTGAATCTCCCGGTGGCACTGTGAGGACTCCATCTGTCCATGGGAAGGTTCTAGGTTGGCTGAGCACCCCCACCTACTCCCATGTGCCTCCTAAGTCCTCTGGAATGCCCCCACAGGAGCCCCAGAAGAACGAAGCAAGACAGGAGGAAGGACTTCCTCCTAGGTGCCAAGTGGAAGAGGGGACATGAAGAGACTCTGGCTTCCTCCACAGCAGGGGGCTGCAGAGGAGGACCTGCAGGAGAAGGGGAGGCTCTCctgctttcctttttccccctttataaaaaaattctctttaagtagttgtacaaaggagttgccatttcacaaagccttttattaatacaatgtatcttgatcaatgtcacccctttcaacagtctcaccagtccttcccagccccacccacctgCTTTTTGAAGTAGCCAATGGCATACTCATCAGCGTAGGTGAGGAAGTAGAGGATGCTGTGTTTGATGTGGTACTCCTTCAGGTGATTCATCAGGTGAGTGCcatagccctggcaggaagggcGGGGGCAGATTAGGATAGAGGTGGGAAAAAGCCTGCAGGGACcaagggcaggaaggaggaaaggcagcCGGCAAAGTGCTTGCTAAACTGcagaccaacccccccccccaaccccagttAAATCCAAGAGAAGTAAAATCACCATTTTACAGAAAACTAAGAACTCAGGTTTTAGTTAGGAAACGAGGTCAGTCTGCCAGGATGCCACGCAGGGGCTAGGGATCCCAGGCCTACACAGCTCATGGACTTGCAGTCCCCTAGGCCTTCGATggaggggaaggaagtggggTTGGTCACAAGGGTCTGCCATCACAATGACTAAATCCCAAACAGAGTCTCCACTACAGGGCAGGGCCAGGCAGATCTGGTCTGTGTGAAACAGGAAGGTGATGTAGCCTCTATCTGCTGTAACAACAATTGAGTCAGGACCATCAGCATAGGGCGACTGTAATCACTATTAATTCCCTAAGGTATAGAAATGTTCTTGTAATGAAGATAGGCTCATTTAAAAAGTGtttgccggtggctcatacctacgagaatccaactacttaggaggtgaAGATGAGTTACAATATCAGCTTGGGGAAAAAGTGAGCAAGAAGCTGTCTCAAAAGACCAGTCAGGTGTTATGGTACACAGCTAAGGtcccaactactcagggggcAGTTAGGAGTGGCATGGCCCAAGGTGAACCCTTATCTGAAAATACTGAAaccaaaatggaaaacaaaaagactgGGGGTGTGGCAGacattgcctagcaagtgcagggccctgagttcaactctcaaATATTGAAGAAGAAATAGTGCTGCTGGCTGGAGACAGGGTTCAGATGTACAGCACCCTCTAGCAtgtacaaagtcctgggttctagcCCCAGCATacccatgcacacatacacaccaacatGTGTTGCGTGTTACAGGCTGTTGGGCCTCACTTATCAACAGGTACATCCTTAAAGTGCAGTTTCCAAGGTGCAACTGCCACCTTGTGGGGACGTGAGGAACTGCAGGGCCACGACAGGAAGGACTGGGGCTGTATCACATTCACTCGGCCGCTCTGACCTGGTTCAAATTCAGAAGCAGGTGGAGGGATGGGGTTGGAGTCAGGGTCAGGGCACTGAGCTCACCTTGACCTGCTCATTGGAGGTGACAGCACAGAAGACAATCTCCGTGAAGCCCTGAGTGGGAAACATGCGGAAGCAGATCCCACCGATGACCCGCCCATCCTTGATCAAAGCCAGAGTCTTGTGCTTCCTAAGACAGAGAGGGTATGTCAGCCCTTATTTGTCCCCCAGGTATCCCCCAGTACTCTCAGGTCCAGCTCCAGGGGACTGAGCTATCCTCCGGGATGGGAACTGAGAAGCAACACTCCTCAAAAGTTGGGCCTTGAAACCAGAAGGAAGGTGTCCCCAACTGTGAGGGAAAGAAAGCCCCCATGTGTAGTGTGCCAAGGGCTGGGGCTCCCGGGGACGCACGGGTCGAAGACGAGGCGGGCAATGTACTCCTTGGGCATGCGAGGCAGCTGGTGGGAGAAGACATTCTGCAGCCCCACGAGCCAGAGCAGCACACGCCGGTTGGCCTTGGGCATCAGCGAGTTGCCGATGACGTGGAACTCGATGATACCGCGGCGTTCCTCCAGGCGGGCTGTCTCGTCCCGGGCTGCGTTGGCTGACAGCAAGCTTGTCTAGGCAGAAGAGATGTGGTAAGCGCGGGCCCAGGTGGGTTAGGGCACTTTACCCCTTCTGCTCAGCAGGCCAGGTGGCTCACCTCAGGCCCCAGCATGGCGGCAGGGTCAGTGATGGTCAGCATGACCTCATTGACCAGCTCCATGGGGATATCGCCCATCACACGGAGCCGCTTGGCATCCTCCAGGGTCAGGTTCTCTGGGAGCTTCCTCTTCTCACCTGCTAGGGAAGATGGCAAGGTCACCCAGGACAGCAggaagggtggagggagaggtGTGTGAGGGTCAGAGGTCAGGAATCAAGTACCCACCAGGCATGGGCTCGGTCCCCGTGGAATCCAGACTCAGGGAGCTGTTGCTGCCCCCACCCATGGTGGGGCTGAAGATGGGGGTGCTGGGAACGACCACGGCACTGACTGtagctgagggaaaaaaaaacaacaaaaatcagggaTAGAGAACAGAGTGTTGGCAGGTCCCTGAAAAGGATCaaggccctcccccgccccagagGAGGCCCCTGCCGTTTCCACTGctgccattcccagcccctctccatccCAGGGCCAAGCAGACCCTACAGAGCCTACTGTGCCACATACCTGGTCGGGGTACCAGCTGTGTCCCCTCTGAGGGTGGCATGGTGAAGCCTGACTCCCAGATGGGAGAGTTGGCCCCATAGATCTCCTCCTCAAGCATGGACAGGAACCTGTGGGGAAGGTACAGACTGTCCCACACCTCTGTCCTTCAATCTTGGTAcagcctgagccaggcccagagGGACTACAGGCTGACCAGACAGACCCTGCTGTCAGGGGGCTGTGAGCCCGAGAAGGGAGACAGCCTTTGCCAGCTGCAATGGAGAGGCACGGCCCACTGCCTTCTGGGAACCTCTAACTGAGGGAGAAAGGTCAAGACACTCAGGACAGAGATCAGAGGCCTCGTGTGGCCCAGGGAAACAGGATCTGAGCTAGTGCCATCCTGTGCCACCTGCCACACAGGCCAGGCCGGGCATTGCATCGTCTGCATTCCCTCACTCCCCTCAAAGAAAAGGGGCTGAGAATCACCCCACCTTGCCACTGCTTATTCCCAGCAAAGGCTTTTGAACTGTAGAGCTAGAAGTCGGGTTTCGATGGGAGGAAAGAAGGTATGGTCTAGAAAGGACTAGAATAGAGGTGTAGTTGGTTTCACCTCAAGTGTCAGCTCTGGTTTCTTGGAGGGCTGTGGTGGGATGGATTCTGAAGCTGTATCAGGCCCCCATGGGAAACAATTAGTAATGTCTACCAGGGTTGTGGGAGGGGGCAGCGTTAGCTTGGGCATGTACCTGCCATCCCCCGACTAGCACGTGCAAAGGCAAATACTAGCAAGATGCTTCTGGGCCATGGGCAAGTCTGCCAGGTAGACACCCAGATCCCAGAAGgccatggagggagaggaggggccaatccaggaagccttcctggaAAACAGGGGACAAAAGCCAGGACGTGACCTTGGGACAAGATCCCAACAAGCCAGGCCGGGCCTTACTTGGGGAAGTGCGTGAGGATGAGGGTCCTCTTCTCTGGCACCAGCTTGTCCTTTTCCACTCGGAACTTTTCCAGTAGCTGGCGGCGGGTGACCGTGAAGATGGACCGCAGAAGGCTCCGCCCAAAGACATGGGTGGTCTCATAGCGGGGGAGGCTATCGCAGCTCTGCGGTACGTGGCAGTAACACAGCCACCTGGGGGTGGGAGAGTGGCAGGTGATGAAGGTGGAGACCACTGAACCCAGCCTGGGCCTACAAACCTCCCTCCTGAACCACTGTCTGGGCTACTGTACCTGGTGTAGTTGACTTTGTAGGTAGCCACATCCTCAGACTGTGACCTCTGTCGAAACTGGGCAGGGGTCTCAAGCTTCCAATAGTTAAGGCATAGCAGGAACATCTTTGAGAGCTCAAACATTGTCTGCCGTTCCCGGGGAGCTAGGTGGCTAAACTTGTACTGCACAAAGTTCAGGACACCCTGAGAAGGGAGACAGGGCAAAACCAGAGGAGGCATGAGCAGGTGGTGTGGGCTTCTCACACAAAGAtgctcatgcttacaatcctagttACATAGGAGGTGGAGACTAGGAGAACTGTGGTCCAAGATCAGATTGAGCAAAAAGTTTCCCCaattccagttaaccaacagaagcTAGACTCAGTGGTGTGTGTACCTGTCATCCAGCTACAcatgcagcaaaaaaaaaaaaaagaaaagaaaaaaaaagaagacaatctcAGTCTGTGCTGGCTGGGGCAAAAATTCCACACTTTAttcaaaaagccaggtgctggtggctcacacatataagcctagctactcaggaggctgagatctaaggatcacagtttgaagccagtctgagtagaaaggtctatgagacccccaatgaaccagcaaaaatctggaagtagaggtgtggctcaaatggtagagatccAGTCTTggtcaaaaaagccaagcaagagagccagaccctgaatgcaagccctcaaaacaaaacaaaaacaaagcaaaaaaaaaaaaaaatcctatccacttgagatgtagctcaagcagtagagtgaagtatatgcctagcaagtacaaactcctgagctcaaattccactactgaaaaaaaaaaaaaaggtaccccCACCAACTCTCACTCTGGGATTCTGCAAAGAGCAACAGCCCTGGGCTACCCTCATGTTATCAGGGAACATGGCCCTTCTCTGAACCTCTTCCCTTGAAGACAGTGGAGAACACAAGTTCCTCACTCCTCCAAGCTGCCCCCAGTTCTCCTCTTAACAAGTTCCTGTCCCACCTGTTCAATGTTAGGCTTCTCAAATGGGGGGCTGCCCAGGGATCCTTCCACCACAGGCCGGGTCATCTGCAGGATGCATTTCCGCAGGAGCTACAggcaagaggaaggggaggagtagtgACGGGCAGCAgagctcagaactcagcctctccccctcccacccccaacattCACAAATGCCTTCCCACATCTACTCACAAACTCTCAGTCCATGAAAGCTCACCTTGAAGAGGTAGAAATAGACCTGCTTTGTGTCTGTGTCCTCTTCCTTGTGAACAGACATAAATAAGTTCTCCACatccaccaccatgcccagcagccGGTTAATCTCATCCTCTGACACATTCTCCAGGTGGGACACATGGTCAGCTGCAAGGTATGGGGAAGAAAGGATAGAAGAAATCCATAGGATCTCCGTGccagcagctcatacctgtaatccgaaatctgaggatcgaggtttgaagccagcctgagcagaaaagtccacgagacacatctagttaaccaacaaaatgccagaagtggaagtgtggctcaagcaacaagagtgccagccttgaacaagaaggcCAAATGAGAGCTTTGAGGCCCTGagtggaggaagagaggaggaagaggagaaagaggagcaagggggaggggggggggagaaataatAATCCACAGGGCTTCCTGCATTTCTTGCCATCCATCCTAAAAGAATACATCCTCATTCCCTCCAATCCATGTGGACCAGCTGGGAGACTGACGGCCGGTCCCAGCGGATGGCTCCTGCCTTTCATGGCCTGGCACATATAAATCCCAACCCAACCTTTACTCAGAAGCAGCTCTGATTTTTCTGAGAAGCTTCATGGTAAAGTTGCCCCGTCCAACAGGACGTTACACCTGCTCCCAGGGCGCTGCCTGCCTTACCTAAGGGGTGCTCACAGCTGCGGCACAGCTCGCTCAGGTTGGCAGCTGGCTGCTGCAGGTCCATTCGAGGTGCGGTGGGGGGCTTGGGATTTTTCCAGCCATTACACTTGCAGGTTTCGTTGGCCTGGAGGCGGAAGGATCGGTCAGTGACATCGTGCCCTGGGTGTCGGGGCCGCTGGGAGCTGCGCCCCATTCCCACTCGAGCCCGGGGATGCCCCCAAGTCCCGCCCCTTtcgtcccaggccccgcccccaccttgCAAGCCGAGAAGACCCCAAGCTTCTCGAGCTTCTTGGCACGCGGCAGTCCCCGGACTTGCGCCTTCCGCTGGCTGGCGCGCTGCTGCTGGCTCAAGCCAGGTCGAGCCGGATCGCCCCCGGCCCCAGTCCCCCCACTTCCTACCCCGGGGCCCCCAGCCCCGGTACTCCCAGCCGGCGCTGCAGCTGGGGCGGGGGCTGGCGCCGGGGTGGGAGTCGGAGTGGAGGCGGAAGCCGGGCTGGGCGCAGGAGTCGGAGTTGGGGCAGGGGCCGGGGACTGAAGGGGCCGGGGCTGCGCGGCCGGGGCAGGGGTCGAGGCCTGGGAAGGTTCCGCCATGGCCTCCCCGCAGTGGAGCGGCACTGCGCTCCCAGCCCTAGGGCCGCATGGGCAACCGGCGCGCAGTACGCAGGCGTCGCCTTCCTGTTGCACCATGGGAGTTGTAGTCTTGTCGCGCCACGCCCCTCTGCCTCCgctttccagacttttctgtggCTTGGTCCCACGTAGCACCCCCTTGTGACCGCCTCTCACTCGTGCCTAGAGGCCGTCTAGGATCGTCGTGATTGCTGTCCTCTTGGGGACACGCGACATCTCAAAACCCAGGCGTGTCTGTTTGGGGAGATTTGTGGGGTTTGAAGCCCACCCATGGCAAGGGAAGCAGTCATGTCAGAGACCAGCCGTGTTAAAATATCAACCTTGGATCCGTTGATGTGAGCTGATAAGGGGCGGGTAGGCAAATGCAAGACCCTCAACTTCCAACCTGGGAGGACCCAGGTCAGTCCCATCCAGCTCCATCACCAGAGCTAACTTTCTCCTGGTTTCCATGACCACCAGCATCCTCTCGAAATGCAGAGCAGGGAGGAGATGTTTGAGGAGACTATAATCAGACCTGGGCCTGGGGTTCACTGCTTGCCCCCCAGTTCCAAGGCCTATCCTACAGGCTAGCCAACCTAGAATTTAGGTCTTAGCTTAAATGTAGCAACAGTTCGACATTTCGTGCTATGTGGTATTGACATTGTGATATCCAGCTGTACCTTTTTGTGCACTTTTCTGTATTGCATATTTCaacaaaaaggattttttttttttttactatgaaaaCACTGAGCACAGGCATAGCTGCAGCTGTGATAGTCTCAAAGAAAGCCACCAAGGTGAGGACGGAGAAATAAAGCCTGGCCTTTGGATGTCTTCATCTTTGTGGTTTCCAAGCCCAGCCACGAGGGCTATAGAACAGGAAGGGAATTCAAGACAGAATTCATGTCAGGGCAGGGATTATGTGTGGTCAGGGAAAGGCAGGGTGTTCTAAGCATAGATGGAGCAGGAAGGCCCCTTCTGTCTCTATCCAGGAAGCAAACAGTCCTCCCAGTCCTAGGCCTGGTTCATAGAGGGCAGGACGGTCTTCTTCCGGCCAGGCAACTCCATCGGATCTTGGCTGTCAACGGATGAGTGTACCAACCATCCACTTCCACGCAGGCTGGGATCCTGCATGCTCCGTGGATCGTCTGCGGCCACAGCCCTGGACCCTCTGATGCTGGTGAAGGGCGAAGGGAGGAGCAGAGTCCAGGCCGCAAGACGACTGACAACTTGGCACTGGACGTAGGATAAGCATGGTTAACCAGGAACACTGCCAGCGTTGGCTGGGGCTGGAGGAACCGGGTGGCCGGAGGTgggctggctgggtgggtggggcttATGCGGGATGGGCAGgggagggacggggcggggcagggcgccctcctcccccccctccccgcctgcccTCCCGCGCACCTGCCGGGCCCGGCCCTGCGCGCAGAGCCTCGAGCCCTCCCATAGCAGTTGCTCACTCGGATGCAGCGGGTCAGTGGCAGTTTCTCCACCGAGAGCCGTGTGGCGCCCCGGTTTTCCAATGTGTCCATCGCTGAACGGAACCAGGTGGCCACGCTGCCAGTGCGGGTGCTCAGGGATGAGGGACTGAACGTGAACCGTGATCACGCCCAAGATGACTTCCAAGTGAAGATGGATGCCTTCGGCTTTGCCCCAGAGGAACTGGTGGTGCAGGTGGATGGCCAAAGCTTGGTGGTGACGGGCCAGAGACAGCAGGAAGGCTCGGACCCGGTCAGAGGCAGTTACCGCCGAATGGAGCAGAAGGTGCACCGACAGATGCTCCTGCCACCTGACCTAGACCCGGCCGCCATGTCGTGCTGCCTGACCCCCTCCGGCCAGCTGTGGGTCCGAGGCCAGTGCCGGACGCTGCCTCTGCCCCAGGCCCACACTGACCCATCCCTGAGACCCAGGCGACAAGGCTCTAATTGAAAAGTTTCACCTAGCCTGACCCAGTAAACAACCACCGTGATGAGCAGCCTAAGAGTCCTGTCTTTTCTGGCGTTGGggtc
This sequence is a window from Perognathus longimembris pacificus isolate PPM17 chromosome 17, ASM2315922v1, whole genome shotgun sequence. Protein-coding genes within it:
- the Kat2a gene encoding histone acetyltransferase KAT2A isoform X1, whose translation is MAEPSQASTPAPAAQPRPLQSPAPAPTPTPAPSPASASTPTPTPAPAPAPAAAPAGSTGAGGPGVGSGGTGAGGDPARPGLSQQQRASQRKAQVRGLPRAKKLEKLGVFSACKANETCKCNGWKNPKPPTAPRMDLQQPAANLSELCRSCEHPLADHVSHLENVSEDEINRLLGMVVDVENLFMSVHKEEDTDTKQVYFYLFKLLRKCILQMTRPVVEGSLGSPPFEKPNIEQGVLNFVQYKFSHLAPRERQTMFELSKMFLLCLNYWKLETPAQFRQRSQSEDVATYKVNYTRWLCYCHVPQSCDSLPRYETTHVFGRSLLRSIFTVTRRQLLEKFRVEKDKLVPEKRTLILTHFPKFLSMLEEEIYGANSPIWESGFTMPPSEGTQLVPRPATVSAVVVPSTPIFSPTMGGGSNSSLSLDSTGTEPMPAGEKRKLPENLTLEDAKRLRVMGDIPMELVNEVMLTITDPAAMLGPETSLLSANAARDETARLEERRGIIEFHVIGNSLMPKANRRVLLWLVGLQNVFSHQLPRMPKEYIARLVFDPKHKTLALIKDGRVIGGICFRMFPTQGFTEIVFCAVTSNEQVKGYGTHLMNHLKEYHIKHSILYFLTYADEYAIGYFKKQGFSKDIKVPKSRYLGYIKDYEGATLMECELNPRIPYTELSHIIKKQKEIIKKLIERKQAQIRKVYPGLSCFKEGVRQIPVESVPGIRETGWKPLGKEKGKELKDPDQLYTTLKNLLAQIKSHPSAWPFMEPVKKAEAPDYYDVIRFPIDLKTMTERLRSRYYVTRKLFVADLQRVIANCREYNPPDSEYCRCASALEKFFYFKLKEGGLIDK